In Gimesia benthica, a single window of DNA contains:
- a CDS encoding transposase, with translation MIEPFTYFITWTTYGTWLPGDRRGWRKTNNGNQPPQLLLEQWSRNQMQQRPVLLNQIQRNKVETVCHEHAEIRGWFIHAISVRSNHVHIAVTADSEPKIVRDQFKANATRVLRLDPDPVSNQKIWSRGGDTELIDGGEESLERVVLYITEAQDRKDRDHFQ, from the coding sequence ATGATCGAACCATTCACCTATTTCATTACCTGGACCACTTATGGAACGTGGTTGCCGGGAGATCGACGTGGATGGCGTAAAACGAACAACGGTAATCAACCACCACAACTGTTGCTTGAGCAATGGAGCCGGAATCAGATGCAGCAACGACCGGTTTTATTGAATCAGATCCAGCGAAACAAAGTCGAAACAGTGTGCCATGAACATGCAGAAATCCGAGGATGGTTCATTCATGCAATCAGTGTCCGCTCGAATCATGTTCATATTGCCGTGACCGCGGATTCAGAGCCGAAAATCGTTCGTGATCAATTCAAAGCCAACGCAACCCGCGTGCTGCGTCTGGACCCCGATCCGGTCTCGAATCAGAAAATCTGGTCGCGCGGAGGCGATACGGAGTTGATCGACGGTGGTGAAGAGAGTCTGGAACGTGTTGTGCTTTATATTACAGAGGCACAGGATCGGAAAGACCGTGACCATTTTCAGTAG
- a CDS encoding carbon starvation CstA family protein, giving the protein MATLLIAAGAFIGYIIAYHTYGKWLSQKIFNVDADAEVPSKQLRDDIDFVPTKKEVIFGHHFTSIAGTGPIVGPAIAVFWGWLPALLWVLFGSIFVGAVHDFGALIVSLRNRGQTVGEVAGRLIAPRTRILFLLILLLALTVVLAIFGLVIAIIFSLYPETVIPVWITMPIAIVIGLMVYKQNAELLIPSLVALVIVYASIYMGAYYWPINIATLFGIPDMGPFPNAVILWTFVLLAYCAVASVMPVWLLLQPRDFINSHQLVLALGLLLIGALVAGATGKADLVGSAPAVATNIPADAPPIWPFLFITIACGACSGFHCLVSSGTSSKQVESEMDAQYVGYGAMLLEGGLAVIVILACCAGVGMGDFTRVGEGAAYSYQPTLATGTDTQLAGLAAWETRYDASKGWGAFGLKDKIGAFIHGGANFLGAIGIPMKLGISIIAVLVASFAATTLDTATRLQRYVIQELAATVHIKPLTNKYAATGLAVALGGMVAMMPASATAGPGSGGLILWPLFGATNQLLAGLAFMVIVFYLRRRNKPIIFALVPMIVMLIMPAWAMLWNMFNGETGWFFNPEKQHLFLFGVAVIGLQVWMMIEGLLVWSKSKGHLEEQLPELSTIRPAVATTSAGGSN; this is encoded by the coding sequence ATGGCCACACTGTTGATTGCTGCGGGAGCCTTTATCGGTTACATCATCGCTTACCACACCTATGGTAAGTGGCTCTCCCAGAAAATCTTTAACGTCGACGCAGATGCGGAAGTTCCCAGTAAACAGCTGCGTGACGATATCGACTTCGTTCCTACTAAAAAAGAAGTCATCTTCGGTCACCACTTCACCAGCATCGCCGGCACCGGACCCATCGTTGGTCCCGCGATCGCCGTCTTCTGGGGCTGGCTGCCTGCACTCCTCTGGGTGCTCTTCGGATCTATTTTCGTCGGCGCCGTCCACGACTTTGGCGCGCTGATCGTGTCGCTGCGCAACCGGGGTCAAACCGTCGGTGAAGTGGCCGGCAGACTGATTGCCCCCCGCACCCGTATCCTGTTCCTGTTGATCCTGCTGCTCGCTTTGACCGTGGTGCTTGCCATCTTCGGACTGGTGATTGCGATCATCTTCTCGCTCTATCCAGAGACGGTCATCCCCGTCTGGATTACGATGCCCATCGCAATCGTCATCGGCCTGATGGTCTATAAACAGAATGCAGAACTGCTCATCCCCTCGCTCGTCGCGCTGGTCATTGTTTACGCTTCGATCTACATGGGTGCCTACTACTGGCCCATCAATATCGCCACACTGTTCGGCATCCCCGACATGGGACCGTTTCCCAACGCAGTCATCCTCTGGACCTTCGTCCTGCTGGCTTACTGTGCCGTCGCCTCGGTCATGCCGGTCTGGCTGCTGCTCCAGCCGCGCGATTTCATCAACAGCCACCAGTTGGTTCTCGCACTGGGACTGCTGCTCATCGGAGCCCTGGTCGCCGGTGCCACCGGAAAAGCAGACCTCGTCGGGTCTGCTCCCGCGGTTGCCACGAACATCCCCGCCGATGCACCACCCATCTGGCCCTTCCTGTTTATTACCATCGCCTGCGGTGCCTGCAGTGGTTTCCACTGCCTGGTCAGCAGCGGTACCAGCAGTAAACAGGTCGAATCCGAAATGGACGCCCAGTACGTCGGCTACGGTGCCATGCTCCTCGAAGGGGGCCTGGCCGTCATCGTGATCCTCGCCTGCTGTGCCGGCGTGGGCATGGGAGATTTCACCCGCGTCGGAGAAGGAGCTGCCTACAGCTATCAACCCACGCTTGCCACAGGGACCGACACCCAGCTGGCCGGACTGGCTGCCTGGGAAACCCGTTACGACGCCAGCAAAGGCTGGGGCGCGTTCGGCCTGAAAGACAAAATCGGTGCCTTCATTCACGGCGGTGCCAACTTCCTGGGTGCCATCGGCATCCCAATGAAACTCGGTATCAGCATCATCGCCGTTCTCGTGGCCAGTTTCGCTGCCACCACTCTCGACACCGCCACGCGTCTGCAGCGATACGTCATCCAGGAACTCGCGGCGACCGTGCACATCAAACCGCTCACCAATAAATATGCGGCTACCGGACTGGCGGTCGCCCTGGGTGGCATGGTCGCCATGATGCCCGCCAGCGCCACGGCAGGTCCCGGTAGTGGCGGCCTGATTCTCTGGCCCCTCTTCGGTGCCACCAACCAGCTGCTTGCCGGCCTGGCCTTCATGGTCATCGTCTTCTACCTCCGTCGTCGCAACAAACCTATCATCTTCGCCCTGGTCCCCATGATCGTCATGCTGATCATGCCCGCCTGGGCTATGCTCTGGAACATGTTCAACGGCGAAACCGGCTGGTTCTTTAACCCGGAAAAACAGCACCTGTTCCTCTTCGGCGTCGCTGTCATCGGCCTCCAGGTCTGGATGATGATCGAAGGCCTGCTCGTCTGGTCCAAGTCCAAGGGGCACCTCGAAGAACAGCTGCCGGAACTCTCCACAATCCGCCCCGCAGTCGCCACAACCTCCGCCGGCGGATCGAACTGA
- the csrA gene encoding carbon storage regulator CsrA, with protein MLVLSRQRDESIIIGDNIVITIVDIRGDKVRLGIQAPTEIPVHRQEVYDAIQRENAMKEAEAQRTPSQSPSKNASE; from the coding sequence ATGCTTGTATTGTCGAGACAACGCGACGAGAGCATCATCATCGGTGACAATATTGTCATTACTATTGTCGATATCCGGGGTGATAAAGTACGGTTAGGAATCCAGGCCCCTACAGAAATTCCAGTACACCGTCAGGAAGTGTATGATGCGATTCAGCGTGAAAACGCGATGAAAGAAGCGGAAGCGCAGCGTACCCCATCTCAGTCGCCATCCAAAAATGCCAGCGAGTGA
- a CDS encoding class I SAM-dependent methyltransferase: MLPRQLEPEVMDTREEALGYNTMDNREVNRRFANEVLALIAGSELDSSQTLTLLDPGTGTALIPIEICQRSAQIQIIAADLATEMLKVAAENLRSVQLSDRISLELADARQLPCPDCSMDGVIANSLIHHIADPLPILQEMLRVIKPGGFLFLRDLARPHSLDDLESLVRQYAANDTPHQRQMLTDSLHAALTLSEIRDLLQTCGLPPEAAQLTSDRHWTVSHRLAQT; encoded by the coding sequence ATGCTTCCCCGTCAACTCGAACCCGAAGTCATGGACACCCGCGAAGAGGCACTCGGCTACAATACGATGGACAATCGCGAAGTCAATCGACGCTTCGCGAATGAAGTCCTCGCGCTCATCGCGGGTTCAGAATTGGATAGCTCTCAGACGCTCACACTGCTCGATCCCGGCACCGGGACCGCGCTGATCCCCATCGAAATCTGTCAGCGTAGCGCGCAGATTCAGATCATCGCTGCCGACCTCGCTACCGAAATGCTGAAAGTCGCCGCAGAAAACCTGCGCAGCGTTCAACTCTCAGACCGCATCTCACTGGAACTCGCTGACGCCAGACAGCTGCCCTGCCCGGACTGCTCGATGGACGGCGTCATCGCCAACAGCCTGATTCATCACATCGCGGATCCGTTGCCCATCCTGCAGGAAATGCTGCGCGTGATCAAACCGGGTGGCTTCCTGTTTCTCCGCGATCTCGCCCGGCCCCACTCGCTGGACGATCTCGAATCACTCGTCAGACAGTACGCCGCGAATGACACACCGCACCAGCGTCAGATGCTGACCGACTCCCTGCACGCCGCGCTCACCCTCTCAGAAATTCGAGATCTGCTACAGACCTGCGGCCTGCCCCCTGAAGCAGCACAGCTGACTTCCGATCGGCACTGGACCGTCTCGCATCGACTCGCGCAAACATAA
- a CDS encoding ATP-dependent Clp protease ATP-binding subunit — MYERFTDRARKVMQLANQEAQRFNHEYIGTEHILLGLVKEGSGVAANVLKNLDVDLRKIRLEVEKIVQSGPDMVTMGKLPQTPRAKKVIEYAMEEARNLNHNYVGTEHLLLGLLREQDGVAAQVLMNLGLKLEEVREEVLNLLGHGLEGGEAGERTPGTGSQKAGKSKTPALDSFGRDLTELAKQKKLDPVIGRSKEIERVIQILCRRQKNNPVLLGEAGVGKTAIVEGFAQMVVDGEVPDLLRDRRIVVLDLAMMVAGTKYRGQFEERIKAVMNEVRRAKNTILFIDELHTLVGAGGAEGAIDASNVLKPALSRGELQCIGATTLDEYRKYIEKDSALERRFQNVMVEPPTDEQTVEILRGLRERYEEHHKVQITDDALEKAVELSSRYITGRCLPDKAIDVIDEAGARIRLKSMVRPPDLKELEEESERLNQSKEEAVANQDFELAANLRDQADKLKKRKETLTQEWREKSKEVDGVVDAEVVAEVVAKITGVPLTRLSSEDTVRLLNMEDELHRRVISQDEAIKQVSKAVRRSRSGLKDPKRPMGAFLFSGPTGVGKTLLAKTLAEFMFGDENALIQIDMSEYMEKHNVSRLIGAPPGYVGFEEGGQLTEKIRRRPYAVVLLDEIEKAHPDVFNMLLQIMEEGHLTDSFGRKVDFKNVVLIMTTNAGAQGMAHGDAFGFRKADDDTSYDAMKRNLMHDLQKEFKPEFLGRLDEVVVFRKLTREELKQIVDIELAKVRKRLKEQGVILELTDETREFIIDKGSEGGELDYGARPLRRSVERYIEDPLAEELLRGAFEGKNKVLVKVGEVADEKRLEFEGSYEAETEELATVGSSEGGSPEGEG, encoded by the coding sequence ATGTACGAGCGGTTTACAGATCGAGCTCGAAAAGTGATGCAGCTGGCCAATCAGGAGGCCCAGCGGTTCAATCACGAATATATCGGGACCGAACATATCCTTCTGGGTTTAGTCAAGGAAGGCTCAGGAGTCGCAGCCAATGTATTGAAAAATCTGGATGTGGATCTGCGCAAGATCCGTCTGGAAGTTGAGAAGATTGTCCAGTCCGGACCAGACATGGTCACCATGGGCAAACTCCCCCAGACGCCCCGCGCCAAGAAAGTCATCGAATACGCGATGGAAGAGGCCCGCAACCTGAATCACAACTACGTAGGTACAGAGCACCTGCTGCTCGGCCTGCTGCGTGAACAGGACGGCGTCGCCGCTCAGGTCCTGATGAACCTGGGTCTGAAACTGGAAGAAGTCCGCGAAGAAGTTCTCAACCTGCTGGGTCACGGCCTGGAAGGAGGCGAGGCTGGCGAACGGACTCCCGGTACCGGCAGCCAGAAAGCCGGCAAGAGCAAGACTCCCGCTCTGGACAGCTTTGGTCGCGATTTGACCGAACTGGCCAAGCAGAAGAAGCTCGATCCGGTCATCGGCCGTTCCAAAGAAATCGAACGCGTCATCCAGATCCTCTGCCGTCGTCAGAAAAACAACCCCGTCCTGCTGGGTGAAGCAGGCGTTGGTAAAACCGCGATCGTCGAAGGGTTCGCCCAGATGGTCGTCGACGGCGAAGTTCCGGACCTGCTCCGCGATCGTCGCATCGTTGTACTCGACCTCGCCATGATGGTCGCCGGCACCAAGTACCGCGGTCAGTTCGAAGAACGCATCAAAGCCGTCATGAACGAAGTCCGTCGTGCCAAGAACACGATTCTGTTCATCGACGAGTTGCACACCCTCGTTGGCGCTGGTGGAGCTGAAGGAGCAATTGACGCTTCTAACGTACTGAAACCTGCTCTGAGCCGTGGCGAACTGCAGTGTATCGGTGCTACCACCCTGGACGAATACCGTAAATACATCGAGAAAGACAGCGCCCTGGAACGTCGCTTCCAGAACGTGATGGTCGAGCCTCCTACAGACGAACAGACCGTAGAAATTCTGCGTGGTCTGCGGGAACGCTACGAAGAGCATCATAAGGTACAGATTACCGACGACGCGCTCGAAAAAGCCGTCGAGCTCTCTTCGCGTTACATCACCGGTCGCTGTCTGCCCGACAAGGCGATCGACGTGATCGACGAAGCGGGTGCCCGGATCCGTCTGAAATCAATGGTGCGGCCTCCCGATCTCAAAGAACTCGAAGAAGAATCAGAACGCCTCAACCAGTCCAAGGAAGAAGCGGTCGCTAACCAGGACTTCGAACTGGCAGCCAATCTGCGTGATCAGGCTGACAAGCTGAAGAAACGGAAAGAGACCCTCACCCAGGAATGGCGTGAAAAATCCAAAGAAGTCGACGGTGTCGTCGATGCGGAAGTCGTTGCAGAAGTGGTCGCCAAGATTACCGGCGTTCCACTGACCCGGCTCTCCAGTGAAGACACCGTGCGTCTGCTCAACATGGAAGACGAACTGCACAGACGCGTTATCAGCCAGGACGAAGCCATCAAGCAGGTTTCCAAGGCCGTCCGCCGCAGCCGCAGTGGTCTGAAAGATCCCAAACGACCGATGGGGGCCTTCCTCTTCTCCGGTCCGACCGGGGTTGGTAAAACCCTGCTGGCCAAAACGCTGGCTGAGTTCATGTTCGGCGACGAAAACGCTCTGATTCAGATCGACATGAGTGAATACATGGAGAAGCACAACGTCAGCCGTCTGATCGGTGCTCCTCCGGGATATGTCGGTTTCGAAGAAGGGGGGCAGCTGACCGAAAAGATTCGACGTCGTCCTTATGCAGTTGTGTTGCTTGACGAAATCGAAAAAGCACACCCCGACGTCTTCAATATGCTCCTGCAGATCATGGAAGAAGGCCACCTGACCGACAGCTTCGGTCGCAAGGTCGACTTCAAAAACGTCGTTCTTATCATGACCACCAACGCCGGTGCTCAGGGTATGGCTCACGGGGATGCCTTCGGGTTCCGTAAAGCCGACGATGACACCAGCTACGATGCGATGAAACGAAATCTGATGCACGACCTGCAGAAAGAGTTCAAACCCGAATTCCTGGGACGTCTCGACGAAGTCGTCGTCTTCCGGAAACTGACCCGCGAAGAACTCAAGCAGATCGTCGACATCGAACTGGCCAAGGTTCGCAAACGTCTCAAGGAACAGGGCGTTATCCTGGAACTCACCGACGAAACCCGCGAATTCATCATCGACAAAGGCTCCGAAGGGGGCGAGCTCGACTACGGTGCTCGTCCGCTGCGTCGCTCTGTCGAACGCTACATCGAAGATCCGCTGGCAGAAGAACTGCTGCGGGGTGCCTTTGAAGGGAAGAACAAGGTGCTCGTCAAAGTCGGCGAAGTCGCCGATGAAAAACGGCTCGAGTTCGAAGGTTCCTACGAGGCCGAAACTGAAGAACTGGCAACCGTCGGTTCCAGCGAAGGTGGTTCTCCAGAAGGCGAAGGCTAA
- a CDS encoding thiamine phosphate synthase: MQHLLTAGAQRALALAELIANNSNDQVTNPRHLLAALAHEESRAAEILQSHGIVQNLILQEFELTLPDSEAESDLFETEVPLELSQALYRFPQLKDVLNRALEQASQTSLPVEIGSEHLLWGVLKTEGPHTDWLVNQGAISSDSLAASFQGEHQQAGDPIDVDFAFRTVPATVSDQTNTFRTIDAAANRLREGLRVVEDFLRFTLDDAHLTRLLKTTRHQLTEALQFIGQDSLIASRDTLNDVGTAISSTSEFDRSSLEHLVQANLKRVQEAARTLEEFGKLISVEAAAIFKQMRYSLYTLEKSVLTCVSSQHRLEDCQLYLLATESMCHHGCGPAIREAVAAGVCIVQIREKEMSDRQLLEHGRRAREWTREAGAILIMNDRPDLAVAIDADGVHVGQDELPVREVRQIVGSRRLIGVSTHNIEQARQAVLDGADYIGVGPTFTTATKQFAEEEYAGLDFVKQVAAEITLPWFAIGGINAENLPEVLQAGATRVAVSGVICRHEQPGQITRELLDQFTR; encoded by the coding sequence ATGCAACATTTACTTACCGCCGGCGCACAGCGTGCCCTGGCGCTGGCAGAACTGATCGCCAATAATTCAAATGATCAGGTAACGAATCCCCGGCATCTGCTGGCGGCTCTGGCACATGAAGAGTCCCGGGCTGCCGAGATTCTGCAGTCGCATGGAATTGTGCAAAACCTGATACTGCAGGAATTTGAACTGACTCTGCCGGACTCAGAGGCCGAATCCGATCTGTTCGAGACAGAAGTTCCTCTGGAACTCTCCCAGGCCCTGTATCGGTTTCCTCAGTTAAAGGACGTTCTCAATCGAGCGCTGGAACAGGCCAGTCAGACCAGTCTGCCGGTCGAAATCGGCAGCGAGCATCTGTTGTGGGGCGTCTTGAAGACCGAAGGACCTCACACGGATTGGCTGGTGAATCAGGGGGCCATTTCTTCGGATTCGCTGGCAGCCTCATTTCAGGGCGAACATCAGCAGGCAGGCGATCCGATCGATGTCGATTTCGCTTTTCGCACGGTTCCCGCGACTGTCAGCGATCAGACGAATACTTTCCGCACCATCGATGCCGCTGCGAATCGTCTGCGGGAAGGACTGCGGGTGGTGGAAGACTTTCTGCGGTTTACGCTGGACGATGCGCATCTGACGCGATTACTGAAAACCACCCGGCATCAGTTGACTGAAGCGCTGCAGTTCATTGGCCAGGACTCCCTGATTGCCAGCCGCGACACGCTCAATGATGTGGGAACCGCCATCAGTTCGACTTCCGAGTTTGACCGCTCTTCCCTGGAACATCTGGTTCAGGCCAACCTCAAGCGGGTGCAGGAAGCCGCACGGACGCTGGAAGAGTTCGGGAAACTGATCTCCGTAGAGGCAGCCGCTATCTTTAAACAGATGCGGTACTCACTCTATACTCTGGAAAAGAGCGTGCTGACCTGTGTCTCGAGCCAACACCGGCTTGAGGACTGTCAACTCTATCTGCTGGCGACAGAATCGATGTGTCATCATGGTTGCGGACCTGCAATTCGTGAGGCTGTCGCAGCCGGTGTCTGCATCGTGCAGATCCGCGAAAAAGAAATGTCAGATCGTCAACTGCTCGAACATGGCAGGCGGGCCCGGGAATGGACGCGGGAAGCAGGAGCCATTCTGATCATGAATGACCGTCCGGATCTTGCGGTTGCGATAGACGCTGATGGCGTGCATGTGGGACAGGACGAACTGCCAGTGCGTGAGGTCAGACAGATCGTCGGCTCCCGTCGGCTGATTGGCGTCTCGACGCATAATATCGAACAGGCACGACAGGCTGTGTTGGACGGAGCCGACTACATCGGTGTCGGCCCCACCTTTACCACGGCTACGAAACAATTTGCCGAAGAAGAGTATGCGGGACTGGATTTCGTAAAGCAGGTTGCTGCCGAGATCACCCTGCCCTGGTTTGCGATCGGCGGTATCAACGCAGAGAACCTTCCGGAAGTTCTGCAGGCCGGAGCGACGCGTGTTGCCGTCAGTGGTGTGATCTGCAGACATGAGCAGCCGGGTCAGATCACGCGAGAATTATTAGACCAGTTTACCCGTTGA
- a CDS encoding tRNA dihydrouridine synthase, protein MTSQTKIKPVSLGPYQLKSPLCQAALSGYSDYPMRVIAARLGAAYTLCEVMIDRLINQTRQGKQLSMMYCHPDEYPVGGQLMGSEPEEFGPAAQKLVDAGFHVIDINFGCPVKKVMSRCRGGYHLGQPEVALEIISRVRDTVPDSIPVTLKMRRGIDDSSESEENFFRIFEGAYARGLAAITVHGRTVEQKYVGSSKWEFLRQVKQQAGDRIVVGSGDLFSPQACLDMLRVTGVDGVSIARGAIGNPWIFQQAERLLRGESITPPDVHEQRTVIAEHFALAREFYGEKKVCNTMRKFGIFYSELHPQRKAVRDAFIAVKTSDQWLNVLKQWYQNNAAGCFPPVEAPNPLSLEAVAAASGEAH, encoded by the coding sequence ATGACGTCTCAAACGAAAATAAAACCGGTCAGCCTGGGGCCTTACCAGCTCAAATCACCCCTGTGTCAGGCGGCATTGAGTGGCTACAGCGATTATCCGATGCGGGTGATTGCAGCGCGACTGGGAGCGGCTTATACACTCTGTGAAGTGATGATTGACCGTTTGATTAATCAGACACGTCAGGGGAAACAGCTCTCGATGATGTACTGTCATCCGGATGAATATCCGGTGGGCGGACAGTTGATGGGTTCCGAACCGGAAGAGTTCGGTCCTGCTGCACAGAAACTCGTCGACGCCGGCTTTCATGTGATTGATATCAACTTTGGCTGCCCGGTGAAAAAAGTAATGAGCCGCTGTCGGGGTGGCTATCATCTGGGACAGCCTGAAGTGGCGCTGGAGATTATTTCCCGTGTCCGAGATACCGTTCCCGACTCGATTCCGGTGACGCTCAAAATGAGACGTGGCATCGATGACAGTTCTGAATCGGAAGAAAACTTCTTTCGTATCTTTGAAGGTGCCTATGCGCGGGGACTGGCGGCGATTACCGTGCATGGCCGCACGGTCGAACAAAAATATGTCGGCTCCAGCAAGTGGGAATTTCTCAGACAGGTCAAGCAACAGGCGGGCGACAGAATTGTGGTGGGCAGTGGCGACCTCTTCTCTCCCCAGGCCTGCCTGGACATGCTCCGTGTGACTGGAGTAGACGGCGTTTCGATTGCTCGGGGGGCCATCGGGAATCCCTGGATATTTCAACAGGCCGAACGACTGCTGCGGGGGGAATCGATCACGCCTCCCGATGTCCATGAACAGCGGACCGTGATCGCAGAGCATTTTGCACTCGCCCGTGAATTCTACGGCGAGAAAAAAGTCTGCAACACGATGCGCAAGTTTGGCATCTTCTATTCGGAACTGCATCCGCAGCGCAAAGCAGTCCGCGATGCGTTTATCGCCGTCAAAACTTCAGACCAATGGCTGAACGTTCTGAAGCAATGGTATCAAAACAATGCGGCGGGTTGCTTTCCCCCGGTCGAAGCGCCGAACCCGCTCTCGCTGGAGGCGGTTGCTGCAGCCAGCGGTGAGGCACACTGA